One Chromatiaceae bacterium DNA segment encodes these proteins:
- a CDS encoding SurA N-terminal domain-containing protein, translating to MLQEIRERAQGWIAWGAVILISIPFAFWGIQSYIGGGTEPVVATVNGTEITARSFDRQVEETRMRLRERLGAAYRPELFEEQALRAQVLNGMIQEQLLLQASHNMGLRASNRELQAAILSNPAFQRDGRFDKATYDRMLELQGTSAPQYEESLRQRIVGTQIQRAVDASELATDVEMAEAIRLDRQQRRLAYIRVPKAGFLDTAPVSEEELQGWYQAHADRYLTPERVKLSYLVLDAATLDAGQPLDEESLRRLYDEEQGRFREPEQRRARHILVTLAAGADATAEAEAKARLEAIQVRLAAGEDFAILARELSQDPGSAPQGGDLGMFGKGVMDPAFEQAAFSLETGKTSEPVRSQFGYHLIQVTEIQPETLKPFAEVREQLVAEATRGGAEAVFYDMAERLANLVYENPDSLVPAAEALGLKLQSSDWIGREGGADLLANPKLVAAAFSPEVLHEGVNSDLIEPEAEALQALVLRVTEHEEAAPKPLEAVRDEIIAAIREQKAGVAAQAAAQAMTERLKAGEALTTVAGDYPITETGLVQRDAESVPGEIIDLAFTLPRPAPGAASYSQRPAADGDALVVAVTEVVDGNKANLDEAALTQASRELTQVLGRGYYDSLLKDMENRARIERKPIQDATGQ from the coding sequence ATGCTGCAAGAGATTCGAGAACGCGCTCAGGGCTGGATTGCATGGGGGGCTGTGATCCTCATCAGCATTCCTTTCGCCTTCTGGGGCATCCAATCCTATATTGGCGGCGGCACCGAACCCGTCGTCGCCACCGTCAATGGCACCGAGATCACGGCCCGGTCCTTTGACAGGCAAGTCGAGGAGACCCGGATGCGGTTGCGGGAGCGCTTGGGGGCTGCCTACCGGCCCGAACTCTTCGAGGAGCAGGCCCTGCGCGCCCAGGTGTTGAATGGCATGATCCAGGAGCAGCTCCTGCTTCAGGCATCCCACAACATGGGGCTGCGTGCCTCAAACCGGGAACTCCAGGCCGCCATCCTCTCCAATCCCGCCTTTCAGCGGGATGGCCGCTTCGATAAGGCGACCTATGACCGCATGCTGGAACTGCAGGGTACCAGCGCCCCTCAGTATGAAGAGAGCCTGCGTCAACGCATCGTTGGCACCCAGATTCAACGCGCCGTCGACGCAAGCGAGCTGGCCACCGACGTAGAGATGGCCGAGGCCATCCGCCTGGATCGTCAGCAGCGCCGCCTGGCTTACATCCGCGTCCCCAAGGCCGGCTTCCTGGATACCGCCCCCGTCTCCGAAGAGGAGCTTCAGGGCTGGTATCAGGCCCATGCGGACCGCTACCTGACTCCCGAACGGGTCAAGCTCTCCTATCTGGTCCTGGATGCCGCGACCCTTGACGCGGGTCAGCCCCTGGACGAGGAGTCTCTGCGGCGTCTTTATGACGAAGAGCAGGGGCGTTTCCGCGAACCGGAACAACGCCGCGCCCGTCACATCCTGGTGACCCTGGCCGCGGGCGCCGATGCCACCGCCGAGGCGGAGGCCAAGGCCCGCCTGGAGGCCATTCAGGTGCGTTTGGCCGCTGGCGAGGACTTTGCCATTCTGGCCCGCGAACTCTCCCAGGACCCCGGCTCCGCCCCTCAAGGGGGTGATCTGGGTATGTTCGGTAAGGGGGTCATGGACCCGGCCTTCGAACAGGCGGCCTTCAGTCTGGAAACCGGCAAGACCAGCGAGCCGGTGCGCAGCCAATTCGGCTATCACCTGATCCAGGTCACCGAGATCCAGCCCGAGACCCTCAAGCCCTTTGCAGAGGTCAGGGAACAACTCGTGGCCGAGGCCACCCGCGGCGGTGCCGAGGCGGTCTTCTATGATATGGCGGAACGCCTGGCCAACTTGGTCTATGAAAACCCGGACAGCCTGGTGCCGGCGGCGGAGGCCCTGGGTCTGAAACTCCAGTCCAGCGACTGGATCGGCCGTGAAGGCGGCGCCGACCTGCTGGCCAACCCCAAGCTGGTTGCGGCGGCCTTCAGCCCCGAGGTGCTGCACGAGGGGGTCAATAGCGACCTGATCGAGCCCGAGGCCGAGGCTCTCCAGGCCCTGGTGCTGCGGGTGACCGAACACGAGGAGGCGGCCCCCAAACCCCTGGAGGCGGTGCGCGATGAGATCATAGCCGCCATTCGTGAACAGAAGGCCGGCGTGGCGGCCCAGGCGGCGGCCCAGGCTATGACCGAACGGCTCAAGGCCGGCGAGGCCCTGACCACTGTCGCGGGGGACTACCCCATCACCGAGACCGGGCTGGTGCAGCGTGACGCGGAGTCCGTGCCGGGAGAGATCATCGATCTGGCCTTCACTCTGCCCAGACCGGCCCCGGGCGCCGCCAGCTACAGCCAGCGGCCTGCCGCCGATGGCGATGCCCTGGTGGTGGCCGTTACCGAGGTGGTGGATGGCAACAAGGCCAACCTGGACGAGGCCGCCCTGACGCAGGCCAGCCGTGAACTGACCCAGGTGCTAGGCCGGGGTTATTACGATAGCCTGCTCAAAGATATGGAGAACCGCGCCCGGATCGAGCGCAAACCCATCCAGGATGCTACGGGTCAGTAG
- a CDS encoding TauD/TfdA family dioxygenase: MTDPQNSPFDLDQPEAYQRWRQAKLEAHPQRVEDLIVEVQDPRHLTPTEHDAILDRCRRANMAIYISGLGDDPDKDIIRALGEQFGLRRLDHNAGADEDAITSLKVQTDDRHAGYIPYTTRPIAWHTDGYYNRPERQIHGLLLHCVHPAASGGDNDLLDHEIAYLALRDRNPDYVQALMHPRAMTIPANLAGGEDGRPEQPGPVFSVRPDGRLHMRYTDRKRNIAWRDDPLTQEAVIALKEILDSGLAAHFHARLEPGWGLICNNVLHTRTSFEEGQPPRLLYRARFYDRLGGT; this comes from the coding sequence ATGACCGACCCGCAAAACTCACCCTTCGACCTCGACCAGCCGGAGGCCTATCAGCGCTGGCGTCAGGCCAAGCTGGAGGCCCACCCGCAGCGGGTGGAGGACCTGATCGTCGAGGTCCAGGACCCGCGCCACCTCACTCCCACCGAGCACGACGCCATTCTCGACCGTTGTCGCCGCGCCAACATGGCCATCTATATCAGCGGGCTGGGCGACGACCCCGACAAGGACATCATCCGGGCCCTGGGCGAGCAATTTGGTCTGCGCCGCCTGGATCACAACGCCGGAGCGGACGAGGATGCCATCACCTCCCTCAAGGTGCAGACCGACGACCGCCACGCTGGATATATCCCCTACACGACCCGGCCCATCGCCTGGCACACGGATGGTTACTACAACCGGCCCGAGCGCCAGATCCATGGCCTGCTGCTGCACTGCGTTCACCCCGCCGCCAGCGGCGGGGACAATGACCTCCTCGACCACGAGATCGCCTACCTCGCCCTGCGCGATCGGAACCCCGACTATGTCCAGGCCCTCATGCACCCGCGGGCCATGACCATCCCGGCCAATCTGGCCGGGGGGGAGGATGGGCGCCCGGAACAGCCCGGCCCCGTCTTCTCGGTGCGACCGGATGGGCGTCTGCACATGCGTTACACGGATCGTAAACGCAACATTGCCTGGCGCGATGATCCCCTGACCCAGGAGGCCGTCATTGCCCTGAAGGAGATCCTCGACAGTGGCCTGGCGGCCCACTTCCACGCCCGGCTGGAGCCCGGCTGGGGACTCATCTGCAACAATGTGCTGCACACCCGCACCAGCTTCGAGGAAGGCCAGCCCCCCCGCCTCCTCTATCGTGCCCGCTTTTACGATCGGCTGGGGGGGACCTGA
- a CDS encoding universal stress protein — protein MSVSKYSLILTAVDFSDQSENLIARAVELRDLFGARLSLLHVVEYLPMAYSGDLVLPEGFDLEQELLDVASRQMATLGERLGVAEGDCHVEIGNTGHTILRVAEELGADLILVGSHGRHGLAVLLGSTARSVLNGAYCDVLAVRVPED, from the coding sequence ATGTCCGTATCCAAGTATTCACTCATCCTGACGGCGGTGGATTTCTCCGACCAATCCGAGAACCTGATCGCTCGCGCGGTCGAGTTGCGCGACCTGTTCGGGGCGCGTCTCAGCCTGCTGCATGTGGTGGAGTATCTGCCCATGGCCTATTCCGGCGATCTGGTGCTGCCAGAGGGCTTCGACCTCGAGCAGGAATTGCTGGATGTCGCCTCGCGTCAGATGGCGACCCTGGGGGAGCGCCTGGGCGTGGCCGAAGGGGATTGCCATGTCGAGATCGGCAATACGGGCCACACCATCCTGCGGGTCGCCGAGGAACTGGGGGCGGACCTCATCCTGGTCGGCAGCCACGGGCGCCACGGTTTAGCAGTCCTGCTGGGCTCCACCGCCCGCAGCGTCCTTAACGGCGCCTACTGTGATGTGCTGGCGGTGCGGGTGCCGGAGGACTGA
- a CDS encoding HNH nuclease family protein: MTDPSNPRHALTGKQIDLGKLDQVVAAARQARDERALGYRDQALKLYPWVCGRCGRHFGNENLRELTVHHKDMDHDNNPADGSNWELLCLYCHDNEHQRYEEHLAAIAAGRAGGGPSAATTKTATHKPFGDLASLLKRSD; the protein is encoded by the coding sequence ATGACCGACCCCAGTAACCCCAGACATGCCCTCACGGGCAAGCAGATTGACCTCGGTAAGCTTGACCAGGTCGTGGCCGCGGCCCGCCAGGCCCGCGATGAGCGCGCCCTGGGCTACCGCGATCAGGCCCTCAAGCTCTATCCCTGGGTCTGCGGCCGTTGTGGCCGCCACTTCGGCAACGAAAATCTGCGGGAGTTGACGGTTCACCATAAGGACATGGATCACGACAACAACCCGGCGGACGGTAGCAACTGGGAACTCCTCTGCCTCTATTGTCACGACAATGAGCACCAGCGGTACGAGGAACACCTGGCCGCCATCGCCGCTGGCCGTGCCGGCGGCGGGCCCTCGGCCGCCACCACCAAGACTGCCACGCACAAACCCTTTGGTGACCTGGCGTCCCTCCTCAAGCGGAGTGATTAA